One region of Solanum pennellii chromosome 6, SPENNV200 genomic DNA includes:
- the LOC107023417 gene encoding paramyosin-like: protein MSSSRSTYLHNDKYMQTEGSDDLSVSARKLASTLWETKLKDLEEMGWKERVSKLGSAALQIHDPVSERMERSKVGSHRRRKSTKADLSNQNGYSIELDRKTHEQTLSRHHLKDVCHGLDTCKELLKVLSHVWNLKDQKSTCSSLFSAINTELDRLCDEVSKLKQEHRHNHSEVDVLLKKFEEEKMAWKVKEQDKIHTAITSVAREFKTEKKLRKQTERLNKKLGRELADLKASLSKAVKELEGEKRDREILEQVCDELARGLGEDRAEMEELKRQSAQIREEVEMEQKVLQLADVMREERVQMKLSEAKYQFEEKNTVVDKLRNELEAYLRSKKGQEQGCDSLNYETINELERQFRGTLPSTHHYRDKEKADVEILDKEEDGEEDDSTDSDLHSIELNMGDNSKSHQWSTALQNDPNRLLVSDKNKGRRSIAEKFPVQSTSLEKETSDGIEWEFCVGEKENVNTIYRGISNLLNNGGTPEFSSQAWKKDHADETERYKMIKNLCDRIISASRITASQGFSGPTNNCSQQKFSASDPNKVMVRALPSCKEKLEGTPEIIALSCRELLE from the exons ATGAGTTCATCAAGATCAACTTATTTGCATAATGATAAGTATATGCAAACAGAGGGCTCTGATGACTTGTCGGTTTCGGCAAGAAAACTGGCTTCAACTCTATGGGAAACTAAACTGAAGGATTTGGAGGAAATGGGTTGGAAGGAAAGAGTTTCAAAATTGGGTTCAGCAGCTCTGCAAATTCATGACCCTGTTTCTGAG AGAATGGAGCGATCCAAAGTGGGTAGTCATAGAAGAAGAAAATCTACCAAGGCTGATCTCTCTAACCAAAATGGTTACTCGATAGAG CTTGATAGAAAAACTCATGAACAGACTCTAAGTAGGCATCATTTGAAGGATGTGTGTCATGGCCTCGACACATGTAAAGAGCTGCTGAAAGTTCTGAGTCATGTCTGGAATCTTAAAGATCAGAAATCTACATGTTCATCCCTTTTCTCAGCTATAAATACAGAGCTTGACCGGTTGTGTGATGAGGTGTCTAAATTGAAACAAGAACACAGACATAACCACAGTGAAGTTGATGTCCTCTTGAAGaagtttgaagaagaaaagatggCCTGGAAGGTAAAAGAGCAAGACAAGATTCATACTGCCATTACATCCGTAGCCAGGGAGTTCAAGACTGAGAAGAAACTGAGGAAGCAAACTGAGAGATTAAATAAGAAGCTAGGTAGAGAACTGGCGGATTTAAAGGCATCTCTTTCAAAGGCAGTCAAAGAACTTGAAGGCGAGAAAAGGGACCGAGAGATATTGGAGCAAGTGTGTGATGAATTAGCTAGAggtcttggagaagatagagctGAGATGGAAGAATTGAAGAGACAATCTGCTCAAATCCGGGAAGAGGTGGAAATGGAACAGAAAGTACTTCAACTAGCTGATGTCATGCGGGAGGAAAGAGTTCAAATGAAGCTATCAGAAGCCAAATATCAATTTGAGGAGAAAAATACAGTTGTGGATAAGTTAAGGAATGAACTTGAAGCATATTTGAGATCCAAAAAGGGCCAAGAACAAGGCTGTGATTCGCTGAATTATGAAACAATCAATGAGCTTGAGAGACAATTTAGAGGAACGCTTCCAAGCACACACCATTACCGAGATAAAGAGAAGGCAGATGTAGAAATACTCGATAAAGAAGAGGATGGAGAAGAAGACGATTCAACTGATAGTGATCTTCATTCAATTGAACTAAACATGGGTGACAATAGCAAGAGCCATCAATGGTCCACTGCTCTACAAAATGATCCGAATAGATTGTTGGTTTCTGATAAAAATAAAGGGAGGAGGTCCATCGCAGAGAAATTCCCAGTGCAAAGCACTTCCTTAGAAAAGGAAACTTCAGATGGCATAGAGTGGGAGTTCTGCGTGGGAGAGAAAGAAAACGTGAACACCATATATAGAGGAATTTCAAACTTACTTAACAATGGAGGAACACCAGAATTCTCTTCTCAAGCTTGGAAGAAGGATCATGCGGATGAGACGGAGAGATATAAAATGATCAAGAATCTTTGTGATCGTATCATTTCTGCTTCAAGAATTACAGCCTCTCAAGGCTTTTCTGGTCCAACCAACAACTGTAGCCAACAGAAATTTTCTGCCAGTGATCCTAACAAAGTGATGGTGAGGGCTTTGCCATCTTGCAAGGAGAAACTTGAAGGAACACCAGAGATTATTGCACTGTCTTGCAGAGAGCTACTCGAATGA
- the LOC107023418 gene encoding photosystem I subunit O — MAATMSSVVGLANSSLSGFSSAKKTSLSSDFMRSPVTARNPLRVAKASGGRVTCFQRDWLRRDLNVIGFGLIGWLAPSSVPAINGKSLTGLFFESIGTELSHFPTGPALTSQFWLWLVCWHLGLFLCLTFGQIGFKGRTEDYFSK; from the exons atgGCAGCAACAATGTCCAGTGTTGTAGGCTTAGCTAACTCATCtctttctggattttcttctgCAAAGAAGACTAGCCTTTCCTCAG ACTTCATGAGATCACCAGTGACAGCAAGAAACCCTTTGAGGGTAGCAAAAGCTTCAGGAGGCAGAGTTACATG tttCCAGAGGGACTGGCTAAGAAGAGACTTGAATGTGATTGGATTTGGTTTGATTGGATGGTTGGCTCCTTCAAGTGTTCCAGCAATCAATGGAAAGAGTCTTACTGGTCTTTTCTTTGAAAGCATTGGCACTGAACTCTCTCATTTCCCCACTGGACCTGCTCTCACTTCGCAATTCTG GCTATGGTTGGTGTGCTGGCACTTGGGGTTGTTCCTGTGCCTGACTTTTGGACAAATTGGATTCAAGGGACGGACTGAGGACTATTTCTCTAAGTAG
- the LOC107023560 gene encoding mRNA-decapping enzyme-like protein, translated as MSQNGKLMPNLDQNSTKLLNLTVLQRIDPFIEEILITAAHVTLYEFSIDNSQWSRKDIEGSLFVVKRSSQPRFQFIVMNRRNTDNLVEDLLGDFEYEIQLPYLLYRNASQEVNGIWFYNQRECEEVANLFDRILGAYSKVPTKSKVPLTKSEFEELEAVPTMAVIDGPLEPSSSTASNAPHLPEDNSFVNFFSNALTIGNASNTAVQGQLYHTSPATLPPPRPPASVPSSSAPVLLPSPPLSASSLLRPLHDAPEPDVSAKWSSNLVKPSSFFGPPPASSPLMPPISSSVPTAPPLLPLGNLQRPYGAPLLQPFPPPTPPPSLTPTSSSIPNNIPVVNRDKVREALVMLVQDDQFIDMVYRALLNAHHS; from the exons ATGTCGCAAAACGGGAAATTGATGCCGAATCTGGACCAGAACAGCACGAAGCTGCTAAACTTGACGGTTCTTCAGAGAATTGATCCTTTCATTGAAGAAATCCTCATCACTGCTGCTCATGTTACCTTGTACGAATTCAGTATTGATAACAGTCAATGG AGTCGGAAGGATATCGAAGGATCTCTATTTGTTGTCAAGAG GAGTTCTCAACCTCGGTTTCAGTTTATTGTTATGAACCGCCGAAATACAG ATAATTTGGTGGAGGATCTGTTGGGAGATTTTGAATATGAGATCCAGCTTCCATATTTGTTGTATCGAAATGCTTCCCAAGAAGTTAATGGGATATGGTTTTATAATCAGCGTGAATGTGAAGAAGTTGCAAATCTCTTTGACAG GATACTCGGTGCATATTCCAAGGTGCCTACCAAGTCAAAAGTTCCATTGACAAAGAG TGAATTTGAAGAGCTGGAAGCAGTTCCAACCATGGCTGTAATTGATGGTCCTCTGGAGCCTTCATCGTCTACTGCATCAAATGCTCCACATCTCCCTGAGGACAATTCCTTTGTGAACTTCTTCAGT AATGCATTGACAATTGGAAATGCTTCTAATACTGCAGTTCAAGGGCAGCTATACCACACATCTCCAGCTACCCTACCTCCTCCTCGTCCTCCTGCTTCTGTTCCTTCGTCTTCAGCACCAGTCCTGCTTCCATCTCCTCCTCTTTCAGCTTCTTCCCTTTTGAGGCCCCTCCATGATGCACCTGAACCAGATGTCAGTGCTAAATGGTCTTCAAATCTGGTGAAGCCGTCATCTTTTTTTGGTCCTCCACCTGCCTCCTCTCCGCTGATGCCTCCCATTTCTTCATCAGTGCCTACTGCTCCTCCACTTCTTCCACTTGGAAATCTCCAGCGCCCTTATGGAGCTCCTTTACTTCAACCATTTCCTCCGCCCactcctcctccttctctcaCTCCTACTTCTTCTTCTATCCCAAACAATATTCCTGTTGTTAACAGAGATAAAGTGCGGGAAGCACTTGTAATGCTTGTTCAG GACGACCAATTCATAGACATGGTATACCGGGCACTGTTGAATGCAcatcattcataa